The following are encoded together in the Blastocatellia bacterium genome:
- a CDS encoding ABC transporter ATP-binding protein, translating to MELTINNLSKTYPNGVKALNNLSLNIPRGMFGLLGPNGAGKSSLMRTIATLQEADQGTISLGEIDVLKNKEEVRKLLGYLPQDFGTYPNMSAEDLLDHIAILKGITNRKERKEIVKALLEQTNLYAVRKKNLGGYSGGMRQRFGIAQALLGNPKLIIVDEPTAGLDPAERNRFLNLLSEIGENVIVILSTHIVDDVKELCTNMAIINKGSVLMSGDPLKAIEKIKNNIWKTFINKHELENYQSNYKVISNKLIAGKMQINIYSESEPGNGFQVSDAGLEEVYFLAINEGVV from the coding sequence ATGGAACTAACAATTAATAACCTTTCTAAAACTTATCCAAATGGAGTTAAAGCATTAAATAATCTTTCTCTTAATATTCCTAGAGGGATGTTTGGGCTACTTGGCCCAAATGGAGCAGGTAAATCTAGCCTAATGAGAACTATTGCGACGCTACAAGAAGCCGACCAAGGCACAATCTCTTTAGGTGAAATAGATGTATTAAAAAATAAAGAAGAAGTAAGGAAATTGCTTGGCTATCTACCTCAAGATTTTGGTACTTATCCAAATATGAGCGCAGAAGATTTGTTAGACCATATTGCTATATTAAAAGGTATTACCAACAGAAAAGAGCGCAAGGAAATAGTCAAGGCATTGTTAGAACAAACTAATCTTTATGCAGTGCGGAAAAAAAACTTGGGTGGCTACTCAGGTGGGATGCGGCAACGTTTTGGCATTGCCCAAGCCTTGTTAGGTAATCCTAAATTAATCATTGTTGACGAACCTACCGCAGGACTTGATCCAGCAGAACGCAACCGTTTTCTTAATTTACTAAGCGAAATTGGCGAAAATGTTATTGTTATTCTCTCAACTCATATTGTTGATGATGTAAAAGAACTTTGTACCAATATGGCAATTATCAACAAAGGTTCAGTTTTAATGTCAGGCGACCCACTAAAAGCAATTGAAAAGATTAAAAATAATATTTGGAAAACTTTTATTAATAAACATGAATTAGAAAATTATCAAAGCAATTATAAGGTAATTTCTAATAAATTAATTGCTGGAAAAATGCAAATAAACATTTATTCTGAAAGTGAGCCTGGCAATGGTTTTCAAGTTTCTGATGCAGGTTTAGAAGAAGTTTATTTCCTTGCAATTAATGAAGGTGTTGTCTAA
- the purH gene encoding bifunctional phosphoribosylaminoimidazolecarboxamide formyltransferase/IMP cyclohydrolase has product MRKISRALLSVSDKTGLVELAKQLTSLGVELLSTGGTAKTLRQVDLQIIDVADFTGFPEILDGRVKTLHPKIHGGILAQRDNLEHNEAVAKHSINYIDLVIVNLYPFRQTIEKPHVSLEDAIENIDIGGPSLIRAAAKNYQDVAVIVDPEDYPAILLELKENDGILSKPTRQNLAAKAFTHTSLYDLTIANYLTKLTGQDKIAFSGKTADKMPNQLVLSLKEKQALRYGENPHQLATLYVDDLAAETGIASAEQLQGKELSYNNFLDLDAAWALVSEFDKTACVIIKHTNPCGVAIGINAKDAFERARATDPVSAFGGIIALNTTVDGETAQAMSDLFVEAIIAPAFSQEARDIFASKKNLRLLMLEKEEKQTQNLLEIKHISGGYLVQTKDTEKLLIENAKVVTKKQPTKEQLLALDFAWKICKHVKSNAIVYAGEEQLIGVGAGQMSRIDSVRFGATKAQLSLVGSVLASDAFFPFRDSIDEVKKYGITAIIQPGGSIRDKEVIDAADEHQLIMVFTGVRHFKH; this is encoded by the coding sequence TTGAGAAAAATAAGTAGAGCATTATTAAGCGTTTCTGATAAAACTGGACTAGTAGAATTAGCTAAGCAGTTAACTAGTCTTGGTGTAGAGTTACTTTCAACAGGTGGGACAGCAAAAACTTTACGTCAAGTGGATCTTCAAATAATTGATGTTGCTGATTTTACAGGTTTTCCAGAAATTTTAGACGGACGAGTTAAAACCCTACATCCAAAAATTCATGGAGGTATTTTAGCCCAGCGCGATAATCTAGAACATAATGAAGCAGTTGCAAAACACTCTATAAATTATATTGATTTAGTCATAGTAAATTTATATCCATTTCGTCAAACTATTGAAAAACCACATGTTAGCCTAGAGGATGCTATAGAAAATATTGACATTGGAGGCCCAAGTCTAATCCGTGCTGCTGCAAAAAATTATCAAGATGTTGCTGTAATTGTTGATCCAGAAGATTACCCAGCAATTTTGTTAGAGCTAAAAGAAAACGATGGGATTTTAAGCAAGCCAACACGTCAAAACCTAGCTGCAAAAGCCTTTACTCATACATCACTTTATGACCTGACTATTGCTAATTATCTAACAAAACTAACTGGTCAAGATAAAATTGCTTTTTCTGGTAAAACTGCTGATAAAATGCCTAATCAATTAGTCTTAAGCTTAAAAGAAAAGCAAGCTTTGCGTTATGGTGAAAATCCTCATCAACTAGCAACACTTTATGTTGATGATTTGGCGGCTGAAACAGGCATTGCAAGTGCAGAACAACTACAAGGAAAAGAGCTTTCCTATAATAATTTCTTAGATTTAGATGCTGCCTGGGCTTTAGTGAGTGAGTTTGATAAAACCGCTTGTGTAATTATTAAGCATACAAATCCTTGTGGCGTTGCTATTGGGATAAATGCTAAAGATGCTTTTGAACGTGCAAGGGCTACAGATCCAGTTTCCGCTTTTGGTGGAATTATTGCACTTAACACAACCGTTGATGGAGAAACAGCCCAAGCAATGTCAGATTTATTTGTTGAAGCTATAATTGCTCCTGCATTTTCACAAGAGGCTAGAGATATTTTTGCTAGTAAAAAGAACTTACGGCTTTTAATGCTAGAAAAAGAAGAAAAACAAACCCAGAACTTACTAGAAATAAAGCATATTTCCGGCGGTTATTTAGTGCAAACTAAAGACACAGAAAAATTACTAATAGAAAATGCTAAAGTTGTAACTAAAAAACAACCTACCAAAGAACAATTACTGGCTCTCGACTTTGCTTGGAAAATCTGCAAACATGTTAAATCAAATGCAATTGTATATGCTGGAGAGGAACAACTAATTGGCGTTGGTGCAGGGCAAATGAGCCGGATTGACTCTGTTCGTTTTGGTGCAACAAAAGCGCAACTTTCTTTAGTTGGTAGCGTACTGGCGAGTGATGCTTTCTTCCCGTTCCGAGACAGCATTGACGAAGTTAAAAAATATGGGATCACCGCAATAATCCAACCAGGCGGCTCAATTCGTGATAAAGAAGTAATTGATGCTGCTGATGAACATCAGTTAATAATGGTCTTTACTGGGGTGAGACATTTTAAGCATTAA
- a CDS encoding M48 family metallopeptidase, producing MSEVTDDLPIIEPEEERVRCRFCERLNKVKTPSTTTSASIRCGRCRLPLSSDPHKKWTNLDPHSYIHPLDSQALSALQKLPGIDTILKKALEIFHESSARVMFTANSVRVNERQCPDLDAKLDVVCSTLGIEKPELYIAVTGPGGGLGFNAFTGGVEKPFIVIYSSLLERLDDMEVLAVLAHEAGHIHSQHLLYKVAADLLFFLSDVILRGSPFAAIADLLSLPIRIALLTWRHKAELSCDRAALLVTQNERVVASTMMKLAGGTLASRLDLDEFIAQARDFDKRAAEDFLHKFWTTIIAGTMSHPFPVWRVSEIIEWAEKEEGYRRLINK from the coding sequence ATGAGTGAAGTTACTGATGATTTACCAATTATCGAGCCAGAAGAAGAGCGCGTCCGTTGCCGCTTTTGTGAAAGATTAAATAAAGTTAAAACCCCTAGCACAACTACAAGTGCTAGCATTCGTTGTGGACGCTGTAGACTACCTTTAAGTAGTGATCCTCATAAAAAATGGACAAATTTAGACCCACATAGCTATATTCATCCGTTGGATTCTCAAGCCTTAAGTGCCTTACAAAAACTTCCTGGCATAGACACAATTCTAAAAAAAGCACTGGAAATTTTTCATGAAAGCTCGGCTAGAGTGATGTTTACAGCCAACAGTGTCCGAGTCAACGAGCGACAATGCCCAGACCTAGACGCTAAGTTAGATGTAGTTTGCTCAACTCTAGGAATTGAAAAACCAGAGCTTTATATTGCTGTCACCGGGCCTGGCGGTGGTTTAGGATTTAATGCCTTTACTGGAGGTGTAGAAAAGCCTTTTATTGTTATATATTCCTCGCTTTTAGAACGCTTGGACGATATGGAAGTCTTAGCCGTTTTAGCCCACGAAGCAGGACATATTCATTCCCAACACCTTTTATATAAAGTTGCTGCTGATTTGTTGTTCTTCCTAAGTGACGTAATTTTAAGAGGTTCTCCATTTGCAGCAATAGCCGATTTGCTGTCTCTCCCGATTAGAATTGCGTTACTCACTTGGCGACATAAAGCAGAATTAAGCTGTGATCGTGCTGCTTTGCTAGTTACTCAAAATGAAAGAGTTGTTGCTAGTACAATGATGAAACTTGCTGGCGGGACATTAGCATCCAGACTTGATTTAGATGAATTTATCGCACAAGCACGTGATTTTGATAAACGCGCTGCCGAAGATTTCTTACATAAATTCTGGACAACAATAATTGCTGGTACTATGAGCCATCCTTTCCCAGTTTGGCGTGTGTCAGAAATTATTGAATGGGCAGAAAAAGAAGAAGGCTACCGTCGTCTAATTAACAAATAA
- a CDS encoding phosphotransferase family protein, translating into MGNQEFVLRRPPFGPVPPTAHDMPREFRLLSMINPHFNLAPRPYLLCEDTNVIGATFYLMERRQGIIIRRTWPSELAPDPELRKKISLAMIDTLAKLHSVDIYANGLDKIGKPAGFVARQVKGWSERWQRAKTTVVPAMETVIQWLNENMPLESTPATLIHNDFKLDNVILDSQDPSKVIGVLDWEMSSVGDPLVDIGIFLGYWAQADDPVARRESISPVTCENGWLTRVELIKRYQEQTGRDLSSIAFYETFAVFKLAVVLQQIYYRYACGQTKDERFKEFGQVVIGLADAALGLIK; encoded by the coding sequence ATTGGTAATCAAGAATTTGTTTTGCGTCGTCCGCCTTTTGGCCCTGTTCCACCCACTGCACACGATATGCCAAGGGAATTTCGATTGCTTTCAATGATTAACCCTCATTTTAATTTAGCTCCTCGTCCCTATTTGCTTTGTGAAGATACAAATGTAATTGGTGCAACATTTTATCTAATGGAGCGTCGTCAAGGGATCATTATCAGACGGACATGGCCGTCTGAATTAGCACCAGATCCAGAACTGCGAAAAAAAATTAGTTTAGCAATGATTGACACATTAGCTAAGCTGCACTCAGTAGATATTTATGCTAATGGGCTAGATAAAATTGGAAAGCCTGCTGGGTTTGTTGCTCGTCAAGTTAAAGGTTGGTCAGAGCGTTGGCAAAGGGCTAAAACTACAGTTGTGCCAGCTATGGAAACTGTAATACAGTGGCTAAATGAAAACATGCCGCTAGAAAGCACTCCAGCAACGTTAATTCATAATGATTTTAAGTTAGACAATGTAATTTTAGACTCGCAAGATCCTAGCAAAGTTATAGGTGTGTTGGATTGGGAAATGAGCAGTGTAGGAGATCCGCTAGTAGATATAGGGATTTTCTTGGGCTATTGGGCGCAAGCTGATGATCCGGTAGCACGTCGGGAATCCATAAGCCCTGTTACTTGTGAAAATGGCTGGCTAACCAGAGTAGAATTAATTAAGCGTTATCAAGAACAAACTGGCCGAGATTTATCTAGCATTGCCTTTTATGAAACATTTGCAGTATTTAAGCTAGCTGTAGTTTTACAGCAAATTTACTATCGTTATGCTTGTGGTCAAACTAAAGACGAGCGTTTTAAAGAATTTGGGCAAGTGGTTATTGGTTTGGCTGATGCTGCTTTGGGATTAATTAAATAA
- a CDS encoding acyl-CoA dehydrogenase family protein yields the protein MIDFSIPPDVAEMQKQLSEFMEQYVYPNEANADEHAGLDEAIEKDLQNKVKSRGWWAPHMSKEEGGMGTSVVNLGLMNEIIGRSPIGPRIFGCAAPDAGNAELLHIAGTAEQKEKYLKPLVNGDIRSCFAMTEPEVAGSDPTGLLTSAVRDGDDWVINGHKWFITGAIGSQFAITMAVTNPAAKPHQRASMIIVPTDTPGFNIIRDIDVMGSGGLGGHCEIRFQDCRVPVTNLLGKEGEGFHLAQKRLGPGRIQHCMRWLGIAQRSFELMCKRALKRISFGEPLANKQSVQNWIADSAAELNAARLMTLHAAWKMDQGDEARVEVSLIKFYGAKVLHDVIDKAIQVHGALGFSKDTPLEAFYRGARAARIYDGVDEVHRMVVARKILSDFKEDK from the coding sequence ATGATTGACTTTAGCATTCCTCCCGATGTAGCCGAAATGCAAAAACAACTATCTGAATTTATGGAGCAATATGTTTATCCTAATGAAGCTAACGCCGATGAACACGCAGGTTTAGACGAAGCAATAGAAAAAGACCTGCAAAATAAAGTTAAAAGTCGTGGTTGGTGGGCCCCTCATATGTCAAAAGAAGAAGGAGGAATGGGAACTAGCGTTGTTAATTTAGGGTTGATGAATGAAATTATTGGACGCTCCCCTATTGGGCCAAGAATTTTTGGTTGTGCTGCTCCTGATGCTGGCAATGCTGAGTTGCTTCATATAGCAGGCACAGCAGAGCAAAAAGAAAAATACTTAAAACCTTTGGTTAATGGTGATATTCGTTCTTGCTTTGCTATGACTGAACCTGAAGTTGCAGGATCTGACCCTACAGGGCTTTTAACAAGTGCCGTTCGTGATGGTGACGATTGGGTCATAAATGGTCATAAATGGTTTATTACTGGTGCAATTGGGTCACAATTTGCTATTACTATGGCAGTAACAAACCCAGCAGCAAAACCACATCAACGCGCTAGCATGATTATTGTCCCTACCGATACACCAGGCTTTAATATTATTCGTGATATTGATGTTATGGGATCTGGTGGACTTGGGGGACATTGCGAAATCCGCTTTCAAGATTGCCGAGTACCTGTAACTAATTTACTAGGCAAAGAGGGAGAAGGCTTTCATCTAGCACAAAAACGCTTAGGCCCAGGCCGAATCCAACATTGTATGCGCTGGCTAGGAATTGCTCAACGTAGCTTTGAACTAATGTGCAAACGCGCTTTAAAACGTATTTCTTTTGGTGAGCCGTTAGCTAATAAACAAAGCGTTCAAAATTGGATTGCTGACTCTGCCGCAGAGCTTAACGCAGCTAGGCTTATGACCTTGCATGCGGCTTGGAAAATGGATCAAGGAGATGAAGCTAGAGTGGAAGTTTCTTTAATTAAATTTTATGGTGCTAAAGTGCTTCATGATGTAATTGATAAAGCAATTCAAGTGCATGGAGCATTAGGATTTTCTAAAGACACTCCGCTAGAAGCCTTTTATCGTGGTGCTAGAGCAGCGCGTATTTATGACGGAGTTGATGAAGTACATAGAATGGTAGTAGCTAGAAAAATCCTATCCGATTTCAAAGAGGATAAATAA
- a CDS encoding ferritin-like domain-containing protein yields the protein MGFIEGLYQEVAQALRKLEVIPVLPPNISPQNAVIDLLKIALKNEIEASQLAAFWMPSTAELDVKLGLARQCGDEAKHYRLIENRLLDLGVNLENFSPLATGFSPLYQWLTTLETTVERVAAGPFAREAIAIKRNSQLIAVLDAMGDKTSADLYRNQIQPDEEWHHKFGLEILRKYAITPELQQKAFSATLHTINLADELRSAAMSKTGACVVPGC from the coding sequence ATGGGTTTTATAGAAGGACTTTATCAAGAAGTAGCACAAGCCTTACGAAAATTAGAAGTCATCCCTGTTTTACCTCCAAACATATCACCTCAAAACGCGGTTATTGATTTACTAAAAATAGCATTAAAAAATGAAATAGAAGCTAGCCAGCTAGCAGCATTTTGGATGCCATCTACAGCAGAGCTTGATGTAAAGCTAGGTTTAGCTCGTCAATGTGGCGATGAAGCTAAACATTATCGCTTAATAGAGAACCGACTTTTAGATTTAGGAGTTAATTTAGAAAACTTTTCACCTCTAGCCACTGGCTTTAGCCCTCTTTATCAATGGCTTACGACTTTAGAAACCACTGTTGAACGAGTTGCTGCTGGGCCTTTTGCCCGTGAAGCAATTGCAATTAAGCGCAATAGCCAATTAATTGCTGTACTTGATGCTATGGGAGATAAAACTAGCGCGGATCTCTACCGCAATCAAATCCAGCCAGATGAAGAATGGCACCATAAATTTGGACTAGAAATATTACGTAAATATGCAATTACTCCCGAACTACAACAAAAAGCTTTTTCTGCAACACTTCATACAATTAATTTAGCAGATGAGCTACGTAGCGCGGCAATGAGCAAAACAGGTGCTTGTGTAGTTCCTGGTTGTTAA
- a CDS encoding SUMF1/EgtB/PvdO family nonheme iron enzyme, with product MLVVTASSDNTTKIWDAISGKELRILKDHTSVVNSAQFSSDGRLIITSSTDRTAKIWQTETGKLMNNLKVYDFPLKWAAFNNDGSSVVLASNDNTMKVCNVELEKRDASTIAEMVEKIVPIRFEKDSFAPNLKAAITPKPIEKTPTSTPTPEVPHPEKVASVPALPSELNLKTFDFLTVKLDEQGKIAEQIKKQAQYFTQELVNGPGIDMIFIPEGSFPMGQQDCGPNDKEACPKREVKLSAFYMSKFEVTQAQWKAVMGNNPSHFTGDENLPVEQVTWYDAMEFCERLSQKTGKFFRLPSEAEWEYAARAGTTTMFAFGNTINPDIVNYDGTFPYGKAPKSLYRKKTIPVGSLGFANSFGLYDIHGNVSEWCLDPLHENYIDAPQDGSNWIENGQLSHRMVRGGSYNNMAALCFSFNRNWNAATSKYNRYGIRLVMSASSN from the coding sequence TTGCTTGTAGTAACAGCTAGCTCTGATAACACTACTAAAATTTGGGATGCTATTTCTGGCAAAGAATTACGAATACTTAAAGATCACACATCTGTAGTTAATTCAGCACAATTTAGCAGCGATGGAAGGCTTATTATTACTTCTAGCACAGATAGAACTGCTAAAATTTGGCAGACTGAAACCGGAAAATTAATGAACAACTTAAAAGTTTATGATTTTCCTCTAAAATGGGCTGCATTTAACAATGATGGTTCTAGTGTAGTTCTTGCTAGCAATGACAATACAATGAAAGTTTGTAATGTTGAACTAGAAAAACGTGATGCTTCAACTATTGCTGAAATGGTAGAAAAAATAGTTCCTATCAGATTTGAAAAAGATAGTTTTGCACCTAATCTAAAAGCTGCAATTACTCCAAAACCTATTGAAAAAACGCCAACTTCTACACCAACTCCTGAAGTCCCACACCCAGAAAAAGTTGCTAGCGTTCCTGCATTGCCTAGCGAGCTAAACTTAAAAACTTTTGATTTTTTAACTGTAAAACTTGATGAACAAGGCAAAATCGCCGAGCAAATCAAAAAACAAGCCCAATACTTTACACAAGAACTTGTTAACGGCCCTGGTATTGATATGATTTTTATACCTGAAGGAAGTTTTCCTATGGGACAACAAGATTGTGGCCCAAATGATAAGGAAGCTTGCCCAAAACGCGAAGTAAAATTATCAGCATTTTATATGAGTAAATTTGAAGTTACCCAAGCTCAATGGAAAGCCGTCATGGGCAATAATCCTTCACATTTTACAGGTGATGAAAATTTGCCTGTAGAGCAAGTAACTTGGTATGACGCGATGGAATTTTGCGAAAGACTTTCACAAAAAACAGGCAAGTTTTTTAGATTACCAAGTGAAGCAGAATGGGAATATGCTGCCCGTGCAGGCACTACAACAATGTTTGCTTTTGGAAATACCATTAATCCAGATATTGTTAATTATGATGGAACTTTCCCTTATGGCAAAGCACCAAAAAGCCTTTATCGTAAAAAAACTATCCCTGTTGGAAGTTTAGGATTTGCTAACAGTTTTGGTTTATATGATATACATGGAAATGTGTCTGAATGGTGCTTAGATCCACTGCATGAAAATTACATAGACGCACCTCAAGACGGAAGTAACTGGATAGAAAACGGTCAACTAAGTCATCGAATGGTTAGAGGTGGATCTTATAACAATATGGCAGCACTTTGTTTTTCATTTAACCGCAACTGGAACGCTGCCACCAGCAAATATAACCGTTACGGTATCCGTTTAGTTATGAGTGCTTCCAGCAATTAG